DNA from Pajaroellobacter abortibovis:
TGAATTAAATGAGCAAATTCGCAATAGTTCGAAGATACAAATTGATGTTATTGCTGCGCGGAGAAACCAACTCGATGAAGAGACAGCAAGCATGCGCGTCAGTGCGGATGACTCCAAACGAAACATTGTTAAGACAGATTCAGAACATGAAATCTGGAGGTTCAATGGTGAATATTGGAGAGATGAACTTGGTTTTTATCGCACGACGATTCCATCTCAATGTGGGCAGTGAATCCAATGAATAAATTTATGTTTGACGGACTCCGAAATACTGGAAAAAAGTGGGTAGTGACTGCTGTAGGAGCTCTTCTGTGTTGTGGGATGGTGGCTCCTCTTGAGGCAGCAGAATCTCAGATATGTGTTGCTCCAGTAGCTTCGCAAAATGTATGCGCAGAAACCGTTCCTCTCAAAGCGTTTAGTCCTGGGCAAATGGAGAGGATGAATATGCAAACGGTTGCCCCTCAACAGCAAAAGAAGGACTTCACCAAGCCTGGAGCTCCCACTGTAGATGTTTCTGCCCAACGCGATGAAAGAAAAAAAGGGATGGCGGCTCGTCAACGCTCTCTCTTAATTGCGGAACTCCAACAGACAGAGAATCTGTTTAAGAATACTTCCAAGAAAGCTCCTGATCGCGTTACAATTGCTCGTCGTCTCGCAGAGACCTATGTGGAGCTTGAGAATGCGGCTTTTCGCGATAAAATCAATGCAGAAGTAGATCGCGATAAGGCAAGAAATGATCAAAAGTTAGCTGCTCAGAAAGAGACTCTGGTCAATCAAGCTGGAGCTGTGATGAAGGCGGCTAACAGGAATGCAATCCGATATTATGCTCTCATCAAAGATGAGTATTCTTCTTACTCAGAGATCGATCAGGTCCTTTACTACTTGGCTTATGAGTATGAGCAGGTGAATGATTATGAGCATGCTCAAAAAACGTATGAGGAGCTTGTTGCTAAGGCTCCTAAATCAAAATGGATCCCCAGCGCTTATTTCGCATTGGGAGAGCTCTCCTTTTTTCAAGCCCAAAGCAATCCTGCGCAATGGAAAGTGGCTTTAGGGTACTACGGTAAGGTCCTAAACTATCCTCCTCCGGAAAATAAACTGTATGGATATTCCTTATACAAAATGGCCTATGTTTTCTGGAATACGGGGAGGGAAGATAAGGCGATCGAATCTTTTAAAAAGGCGATCACTTATGCAATGGAGTATCCGCAGGTGTCTGGGTCGTCCCAGCTGCTCGATGGAGGACGGAGAGATATCCTCGCAGTCTATGCGGTGCATAGAACTGCTGCGGGGGCATACCGTTTCTTTCGTCCGCTTTCTGGGGATGGAGTGGGATCTGCGAAAAAAACACTCTCGATGTTGAATGACCTTGGGCAGCATTATTTAGATACTGGCCGGTATGAAGAGGCTATCGCCATGTATCGAGATCTGATCGCTCGAGACAAGGGAGGGGACCTTCAATGTATGTATTCCGTTCATATTGCAGAGGCGACGATTGCTCTGCAAGCGCGGCGTAAAGATCTGATCGCTGCGTCTTTCGAATCGCTGTTAAAGCAATACCGAGAATTTAATAATGCTTCTCATCCCACCGAAGCAAAGCAGGAATGTGCAAACCGTACTGCAGTGCTCATTACAGAGACGGCGATGAGTTGGCATATTGAAGCGGTCGGTTCATCAGGTAGGCCTGGCACTTCTGACCCTCAAGCGATTGCGCTTGCTACTCAATTCTACAAGAGAATTTTGGATACATGGAAACCGCAAGAATTTGCTACTTTTAAGTTTAATAATGTGCGTGAAGAGGATTGGCCTACACTTCACAAAATTAAATATGCTGCTGCTGATCTTCTTTACTTTCAGAAGCAATGGGATCAATGCGGTCCCGCTTTTGATGAAGTTGTGATGGACGATCCCAAGGGGGTAGATGCTCCGGAAGCTGCTTTTGCTTCGTTGCTTTGTTACCAGAATATGTATGAACGATCTCATGCTCAGAGGAGCGATCGGAAGGGGGCAGGCTGTTTTCCTGGGCAGAAAAATACGAATAAGCCTTCCGAAAAAGAAAAGCGAAAAGGAAGTGCAAATGCTCCAAAATGGCAAAGTGTGGCTCTTACATCGAACCAAATACGTATGATCCGAGCATTTGATCGGTATCTTTGCTATATTAATCCAGATTCCGCGGATAAGCGAACTCAGGAGCAGTGGATCTCTATCCAGTATGCTCGTGCTAGAATCTATTTTGAAGCGAGGCATTGGGAAGAAGCAGCAGCTGGATTTAAAGAGATCGCTTTTCGCTATCCGGACAATGAAGCAGGCATTTTTGCTGCCCAGCTTTATCTGGAAAGCATCAATGTGCTCGCTTCTCATGGAACACCGCCTCGCACGGCTTGTTTTGGTGAAATGGAGACGGATGTGGGGCAGCTTTTGGCCTTGTATTGTTCTAATTCTTCCTCAAAGAGCAGTACAGCAACCCCGGATCAGTGCTCTGGCCTAACGCGCGTTCATATCGACTTGCAGCGTATGAGAGCGCAACAGACGATTGAATTAGCAGATAAAGGGGGACCCGATGCGCTGAGTACGTATGAGAAGGGGGCTGGCATGTATCTGGATATTTTCCATCAATATTGCCAGCAAGGGTCTGTGAATTCGGATTATCGTTGTGATGAACTTGTGTATAACGCTGCGCGGGCTTATCAAGCGGGCAGGTTGTTGGCGAAGGCAATTGCTACCAGGATGATTTTGCTTAACACAAAAGGGTTTGAGCATTCACCTCTTGTGAAAAGCGCTGTCTATGAAATAGGAGGAAATTTCCAAGCGATTGCTGTTTACGATCAGGCTGCTAACTGGTATGAGCGCTATCAACACATGGATCCGCATGGGAAGGATGCTGAACGAGCTCTTTCGGATGCAGTGCTTCTTCGGCTCGGTTTAGGAGATGAGGAGAAGGCGCTTGATGATGCCACTCATTTTAGAAAAACGTACGGGCAATCGAAACCTTTGCAGGCTGCCTCTGTCGTTTTTGCTGTGAGTCTGCATTACGCCAAAAAGGCTGAAAAAGGTGATAAAAATAGCTTGTTTAATTGGGAGCAGGCGCGGGCTAACCTCACGAGGGGGAAAGGTTTGTTTGCGAAAGCGCCGCCTGATGTTCAGATACAGGCTCACAGCATATTAGCTCGAGCTTATACGCACCTTCATTGGGATCCTCAAGCAGCTCAGGAATATGCAATTGTCAGAGGTTCCTGGAAAGATCCGAATGCTTTGGTGCAGAAGATCAATCAAGCCTATCCTTCAGAGACAGAGGAGCAAAGGCAGCGGCGTATCGGAAAAACATTGGATGCTGTAGGTGAAGCTCTTTTTCAAGAAGCAGAAAAACAGA
Protein-coding regions in this window:
- a CDS encoding tetratricopeptide repeat protein — its product is MNKFMFDGLRNTGKKWVVTAVGALLCCGMVAPLEAAESQICVAPVASQNVCAETVPLKAFSPGQMERMNMQTVAPQQQKKDFTKPGAPTVDVSAQRDERKKGMAARQRSLLIAELQQTENLFKNTSKKAPDRVTIARRLAETYVELENAAFRDKINAEVDRDKARNDQKLAAQKETLVNQAGAVMKAANRNAIRYYALIKDEYSSYSEIDQVLYYLAYEYEQVNDYEHAQKTYEELVAKAPKSKWIPSAYFALGELSFFQAQSNPAQWKVALGYYGKVLNYPPPENKLYGYSLYKMAYVFWNTGREDKAIESFKKAITYAMEYPQVSGSSQLLDGGRRDILAVYAVHRTAAGAYRFFRPLSGDGVGSAKKTLSMLNDLGQHYLDTGRYEEAIAMYRDLIARDKGGDLQCMYSVHIAEATIALQARRKDLIAASFESLLKQYREFNNASHPTEAKQECANRTAVLITETAMSWHIEAVGSSGRPGTSDPQAIALATQFYKRILDTWKPQEFATFKFNNVREEDWPTLHKIKYAAADLLYFQKQWDQCGPAFDEVVMDDPKGVDAPEAAFASLLCYQNMYERSHAQRSDRKGAGCFPGQKNTNKPSEKEKRKGSANAPKWQSVALTSNQIRMIRAFDRYLCYINPDSADKRTQEQWISIQYARARIYFEARHWEEAAAGFKEIAFRYPDNEAGIFAAQLYLESINVLASHGTPPRTACFGEMETDVGQLLALYCSNSSSKSSTATPDQCSGLTRVHIDLQRMRAQQTIELADKGGPDALSTYEKGAGMYLDIFHQYCQQGSVNSDYRCDELVYNAARAYQAGRLLAKAIATRMILLNTKGFEHSPLVKSAVYEIGGNFQAIAVYDQAANWYERYQHMDPHGKDAERALSDAVLLRLGLGDEEKALDDATHFRKTYGQSKPLQAASVVFAVSLHYAKKAEKGDKNSLFNWEQARANLTRGKGLFAKAPPDVQIQAHSILARAYTHLHWDPQAAQEYAIVRGSWKDPNALVQKINQAYPSETEEQRQRRIGKTLDAVGEALFQEAEKQKKARVDVLHFPEYRGPGTKDSVLKHINTKVKAWITKKIPAIEKVSSFYTKILNLKPEPPPRWVIAAGSRVGFMWGDLVDDFRRAPIPEAWKKDAEIRGIYYDALDTQSEPIKANKAKPALVTCLNYSLKFQYFDQMSRSCEEWLAKNYKAEYHVIDELRGSPTLANPGIEGILQPVGVEGKPAFMTTLFLPLTPEQWRSTWHVGSDSSYAWFFQLAFPRMNGARSHGL